In the genome of Desulfuromonas sp., one region contains:
- the gspN gene encoding type II secretion system protein GspN: MRNRLKNLSQYLPLNLSGVAAILGYVFLGLTMVLLGLYLAFPEKALQRRLEFELNRNISGAVSVKSAALSLPFGLTARDIRIRMNDRSIPQIFFDSVEMSPHISALFGNPGISFNARTGDGKISGSVKQRGPAEIDIDNYLFDEPIQQFSGLKIKGVIRSARLETEVPTQPDSRTRIEVVAENLNLTGLEKVGFSAAEVALGNLELTLNGQGRKLDLERASLSGGDIRASLSGNLSFGRSLPATRLNLTLQVQPTTGLDQSLRSLFDLLGSAGPDASRKLTISGSLARPNIR; encoded by the coding sequence ATGAGAAACAGACTTAAAAACCTGAGTCAATATCTGCCGTTAAATCTGAGTGGAGTTGCGGCCATCCTTGGATATGTTTTTCTCGGACTGACCATGGTCCTGCTCGGGCTGTACCTTGCCTTTCCGGAAAAAGCACTTCAGCGCCGACTCGAATTTGAACTGAACAGGAATATCTCCGGCGCCGTCTCGGTTAAATCGGCGGCGCTTTCATTGCCATTCGGCTTGACCGCCAGGGATATCCGGATCAGGATGAACGACCGGTCGATTCCGCAAATCTTTTTTGATTCGGTTGAAATGTCGCCCCATATTTCGGCCCTCTTCGGCAATCCGGGAATCAGTTTTAACGCCCGGACCGGCGACGGAAAAATCAGCGGCTCGGTAAAACAGCGCGGGCCAGCCGAGATCGACATTGATAATTATCTGTTCGATGAGCCGATTCAGCAATTTTCCGGATTAAAGATCAAAGGCGTCATCCGCTCGGCCCGCCTTGAAACCGAAGTTCCGACCCAGCCTGACAGCCGAACCAGAATCGAGGTCGTGGCCGAGAACCTGAATCTGACAGGGCTCGAAAAGGTCGGCTTTTCAGCTGCAGAGGTCGCCCTCGGCAACCTCGAACTGACCCTGAATGGACAAGGGCGCAAGCTTGACCTGGAGAGAGCCTCACTGAGCGGCGGCGACATTCGGGCCTCACTGAGCGGCAACCTCTCATTCGGCCGGTCATTGCCGGCGACCCGGTTAAACCTGACGCTCCAGGTTCAGCCCACAACCGGGCTCGACCAGTCGCTCCGTTCGCTGTTTGACCTGCTCGGTTCCGCCGGTCCGGATGCCTCCCGCAAATTGACGATAAGTGGCTCCCTGGCCAGACCGAATATCAGATAG